GGGCCGCGCTCGGCGGCGACCTCGCGGCCGCGCTGTTCGGTGTCTCGCTGGCGCTTGTCGTCCGGTTCGGTGCCCAGATCAACCTCGGCTACGTTCTGCTCGGAGCCGCGTTGCCGATCGCGTGGCTGGTCTGTGTGGCGCTGGAGCGGGGTTATGAGACCCGCTACTTCGGCACCGGCCCGGAAGAGTTCCGCTCGATCATCCGGGCGGCCGTCGCGCTGACCGCGGTGGTAGCGGTGACGTCGTACGCGACCAAGTTCCAGGTGGCGCGTGGTTTCGTCGTCCTGGCGGTGCCGATGACCTGTTTCGCGGCGATGTTCGCGCGCTGGGTGCTGCACCGGCAGATCTCGACCCGGCGGTTCGTCGGCCGGTGCATGCGCCGGGTGCTCGTTGTCGGACGCAACGACCAGGTGACCACGCTGCGGCGGCACCTGGAGGAGCGGAAGACCGACGGGTACGTCGTGGTGGCGAGCTGCCTGCCGCGCGGCGATGCGTTCGAGGAACCGTTGAGCGAGACCAGCCCGGAGCGACTGGGCCGTGCCGAGATGGACATCCTGGCGGCGGTCGACCAGTACGACGTCGAGGTGGTCGCAGTGGCGGCCGACCCGGAGTTGACCGGTCACTCGCTACGCAAGCTGTCCTGGGCATTGGAACAGCGTGGGGTCGACCTGATCGTGTCTCCGGGCATCGTCGAGGTGGCAGGCCCGCGGATCTCGATCCGGCCGGTCGCCGGGCTGTCGCTGCTGCACCTGGAGCGGCCGTCGGTGAGTGGTGGACCGCACGTCCTGAAGAGCATCTTCGACCGGGTGGTCGGCTGCGGGCTGTTGCTTGCGGTTGCGCCGCTCCTGATGGTCACAGCGGTTCTGGTGAAGCTCACCAGCCGCGGGCCGGTGCTGTTCCGGCAGACCCGGGTGGGTCGGGGCGGTGAACAGTTCCAGATGCTGAAGTTCCGCACGATGGTGGTCGACGCCGAGGCACGTAAGGCGGAGCTGCACGCGCTGAGCGACGGCAACGGGGTCCTGTTCAAGCTCCGCGACGACCCACGGGTGACGAAGGTCGGGCGGTACCTGCGACGGTTCTCGATCGACGAACTGCCACAGCTGGTGAACGTGCTCCGGGGGGACATGTCACTGGTCGGCCCGCGCCCGCCACTGCCTGCGGAGGTCGCGCAGTACGCGATCGACGACGCGCGGCGGATGCTCGTGAAGCCGGGCCTGACCGGCCTGTGGCAGGTCAGTGGGCGGAGCGACCTGACGTGGGAGGAGTCCATGCGGCTCGACCTGCGGTACGCCGACAACTGGTCGATTGCGTTGGACCTTTTGATTCTGTGGAAGACCGCGCGCGCAGTGCTGGGGAGCAACGGCGCGTACTAGGCGGTGTTTGTGTTCCCGAGGGGGGAATCCGTGACTGTAGTACTGGAAGGATCGGCCGTTGCCCGATCCGAGGCCGCGACTCTGGTGATCAGAGCCGCGGCGGGGGACCAGGGTGCTTGGAGTCAGTTGGTCGATCACTATGCACGGCTCGTGTGGGCCGTCACCCGCAGCTTCCGGCTGGGCGACAGCGACTCCGCTGACGTCTCGCAGGTGGTCTGGCTGCGGTTGCTCGAGCACATCAATCGCGTCG
This Kribbella sp. NBC_00482 DNA region includes the following protein-coding sequences:
- a CDS encoding sugar transferase gives rise to the protein MTDLVMSEGLADSADLRPAPSGERRRPVWVVPDEVPAIVPRAARFTEARWVAKYRWAALGGDLAAALFGVSLALVVRFGAQINLGYVLLGAALPIAWLVCVALERGYETRYFGTGPEEFRSIIRAAVALTAVVAVTSYATKFQVARGFVVLAVPMTCFAAMFARWVLHRQISTRRFVGRCMRRVLVVGRNDQVTTLRRHLEERKTDGYVVVASCLPRGDAFEEPLSETSPERLGRAEMDILAAVDQYDVEVVAVAADPELTGHSLRKLSWALEQRGVDLIVSPGIVEVAGPRISIRPVAGLSLLHLERPSVSGGPHVLKSIFDRVVGCGLLLAVAPLLMVTAVLVKLTSRGPVLFRQTRVGRGGEQFQMLKFRTMVVDAEARKAELHALSDGNGVLFKLRDDPRVTKVGRYLRRFSIDELPQLVNVLRGDMSLVGPRPPLPAEVAQYAIDDARRMLVKPGLTGLWQVSGRSDLTWEESMRLDLRYADNWSIALDLLILWKTARAVLGSNGAY